A genome region from Eurosta solidaginis isolate ZX-2024a unplaced genomic scaffold, ASM4086904v1 ctg00001068.1, whole genome shotgun sequence includes the following:
- the LOC137235778 gene encoding uncharacterized protein, translating to MERDFHSAKQKLPKQQQQQIELNYAGSLISLAKDHRTPRNSQLRLIPLTQQIFKTMMDFNGSHSSTSLSEKNFYNNYSITSLVREEVQNILKELRVTDQFIRKEEIDALIERCLKDKSRIGNGKSSTTSAESLPDDDDNDNQEIEVTVEMLNEERISTVLQTVPKLRHLQAKKFKINTEVIREELRNVVQRMVIDDANKGAGNGDGGEVKVVGDTSKTMSIAGTDTVITDKKVNPYDDLFYAQRQNAMNILNYKKSKASMELNQRPKICTHIKPIVREIGEIKFKPKQKATFIHE from the coding sequence ATGGAAAGGGATTTCCATTCTGCAAAGCAAAAGCTACccaagcaacagcaacaacaaatagaGCTAAACTACGCAGGATCTTTAATTAGCTTAGCGAAAGATCATCGTACGCCAAGGAATAGTCAATTACGTTTGATACCATTGACACAACAAATCTTTAAAACAATGATGGATTTTAATGGCTCACACTCGAGCACAAGCCTTTCGGAAAAGAACTTCTACAATAATTACTCAATAACAAGTTTGGTGCGCGAAGaagttcaaaatattttaaaagaattaCGCGTTACCGATCAATTTATACGCAAAGAAGAGATCGATGCTTTAATCGAACGTTGCTTAAAAGATAAATCACGTATCGGTAATGGTAAGAGCTCAACAACCAGTGCAGAATCTTTGCCGGACGACGACGATAACGACAATCAAGAGATCGAAGTAACTGTGGAAATGTTAAATGAGGAACGTATTTCAACGGTACTACAAACGGTACCAAAATTGCGTCATTTGCAAgctaagaaatttaaaattaatacagAAGTGATACGCGAGGAATTACGTAATGTAGTGCAAAGAATGGTTATAGATGATGCCAATAAAGGTGCAGGTAATGGTGATGGTGGTGAGGTCAAAGTTGTTGGCGATACTTCCAAAACAATGAGCATTGCTGGAACTGATACAGTTATAACAGATAAAAAAGTTAATCCCTATGATGATTTATTCTACGCACAACGTCAAAATGCTATGAAtattttgaattataaaaaaTCGAAAGCTTCAATGGAACTTAATCAACGACCAAAAATTTGTACGCATATTAAGCCGATTGTACGTGAAATTGGTGAGATCAAATTTAAACCCAAACAAAAGGCAACATTCATTCATGAATAA